From Epinephelus lanceolatus isolate andai-2023 chromosome 2, ASM4190304v1, whole genome shotgun sequence, one genomic window encodes:
- the ccne1 gene encoding G1/S-specific cyclin-E1, giving the protein MRGKREETEPKSVAPEAPEETTVRPRKRKADVAIFLQDLDEEVAEMTKKKQRECEVGWSPDAGYTSPQRWIPTPDQEVDPPVALINAGFPHYNFNNVFVTPVRCAPLPALCWASKDVVWNNMLEKDKTYTRDVHVMDKHPHLQPKMRAILLDWLMEVSEVYKLHRESYHLAQDYFDRFMATQRNVFKSTLQLIGITCLFIAAKVEEMYPPKVHQFAYVTDEACTEDEILSMEIIIMKELKWSLSPQTPISWLNVYMQVAYLKETDELLIPRYPQTTFTQIAELLDLCMLDVRCLEFSNGVLAASALFHFSSLELVENVSALKRVELEECVRWMVPFAMALREVGGSSMKTFPGIPADDMHNIQTHVPYMTWLDKAYSYQDVELERHGTCPVPPGVLTPPQSSEKTEELNRVDTTTLKVRPRIQTSSPQRHLPK; this is encoded by the exons ATGCGAGGAAAACG gGAAGAGACAGAACCGAAGTCTGTTGCTCCCGAGGCGCCCGAAGAAACTACAGTACGACCGAGAAAGAGGAAGGCAGATGTTGCCATT TTTTTACAAGACCTGGATGAGGAGGTAGCAGAGATGACAAAGAAGAAGCAGCGGGAATGTGAG GTGGGCTGGAGTCCTGATGCTGGTTACACAAGTCCACAGAGGTGGATCCCCACACCTGATCAGGAAGTGGACCCACCAGTTGCCCTGATAAACGCAGGTTTCCCCCACTACAACTTTAACAACGTATTTGTAACCCCCGTGCGCTGTGCCCCGCTCCCTGCACTGTG CTGGGCCAGTAAGGATGTGGTATGGAACAACATGTTGGAGAAGGACAAGACCTACACCAGAGATGTCCATGTGATGGATAAACATCCTCATCTGCAGCCCAAGATGAGGGCAATTCTACTGGACTGGCTCATGGAG GTAAGTGAGGTGTACAAACTGCACAGAGAGTCATACCACCTCGCTCAGGACTACTTTGATCGTTTCATGGCCACACAGAGAAACGTCTTCAAATCAACACTGCAGCTCATAGGCATTACCTGTCTCTTCATTGCTGCCAAAGTAGAG GAGATGTATCCTCCCAAGGTCCACCAGTTTGCCTATGTTACAGATGAAGCCTGCACTGAAGATGAAATTCTCAGTATGGAAATCATTATTATGAAG GAGCTGAAGTGGAGTCTCAGCCCACAGACTCCCATCTCCTGGCTCAATGTTTACATGCAGGTGGCCTACCTGAAAGAGACGGACGAGCTGCTCATCCCCAGATACCCACAAACTACCTTCACACAGATTGCAGAG TTGTTGGACCTGTGTATGCTCGATGTGCGTTGCCTTGAGTTTTCCAATGGCGTCCTTGCTGCTTCAGCCCTGTTTCACTTTTCCTCTCTGGAGCTGGTGGAAAACGTCTCGG CTCTGAAGAGGGTGGAGTTAGAAGAGTGCGTGAGGTGGATGGTGCCATTCGCCATGGCTCTGCGAGAGGTTGGTGGGTCGTCTATGAAAACATTCCCAGGAATCCCTGCAGATGACATGCACAACATCCAGACGCATGTCCCTTACATGACATGGCTG GACAAGGCCTATTCCTACCAGGATGTGGAGTTGGAGCGTCACGGCACCTGTCCTGTACCTCCAGGTGTCCTGACTCCACCCCAGAGCAGTGAGAAAACCGAAGAGTTGAACCGAGTGGATACCACAACGCTGAAAGTCAGGCCCAGGATTCAGACTTCATCACCACAACGACACCTTCCAAAGTAG